The DNA region AGCGGACATCGCTGATTACGCCTCGATCGAAAAAGCGTTTCAGGGAGTGGACCACGTCTATCACCTGGCCGCGTTGGCGGATATCGTGCCTTCCATCCAGCAGCCCCGTGAATATTACTTATCCAACGTGGATGGAACGTTCAACGTCATGGAGGCTTCCAAAAACGCCGGTATCAAGCGTTTCATGTATACGGCGTCATCGTCCTGTTACGGTATTCCCGATACCTACCCCACCCCGGAGACAGCCGAAATACGGCCTCAATATCCCTACGCGCTGACCAAATATCTCGGAGAACAGACGGCGTTGCACTGGGGACAAGTGTACAAGTTTCCTGTCGTTTCTCTGCGACTCTTCAATGTGTTCGGTCCTCGCTCGCGGACATCCGGAACCTATGGCGCGGTATTCGGTGTTTTTCTCGCTCAAAAACTCGCGGGCAAGCCTTTCACGATTGTCGGCGACGGCACCCAAACCCGTGACTTCACCTATGTTACCGATATTGCCAATGCCATGTTCTGCGCCGTGCAGTCCGATATCGGCGGCGAAATATTCAATGTCGGTTCGGGAGGACACTACAGCGTTCTTCAACTTGTTGAACTGCTTGGCGGAGAACACACGTTTATTCCGAAGCGGCCGGGAGAACCGGACTGCACCTTTGCCGATATTACCAAGATCACCAAGCTCCTTGAATGGACACCTCGTATCTCCTTTGAACAAGGAGTTGCCGAAGTTCTGAAGAATATCGAATATTGGAAAGAGGCCCCTGTGTGGACTCCGGAAGCTATATCCGAAGCCACGGCAGACTGGTTTAAATATCTCTCCTAACGGAGCTATTGAAAAATAATGAGCAATCTCTTTAACGACGTTCTTGTTACCGGCGGCGCTGGATACGTGGGCAGTGCCTTGATTCCGCAAATGTTGGAACAGGGCTATAAAGTGCGCGTTCTCGACTTGTATCTTTATGGCGATGACGTTCTTGATGCCGTAAAGGACCACCCCAACCTCACCCAGATCAAGGGAGACATGCGAGATCGCGACCTGTTGGACAAGTCTGTCGCAGGATGTGATAGCGTCATTCATCTGGCATGCATTTCGAACGATCCGAGCTTTGAGCTGGACCCTGCCCTTGGGAAGTCCATCAACTACGATGCTTTCTTGAACCTTGTGGACGCGTCCAAAAAAGCCGGCGTCAAGCGCTTTACCTACGCCTCTTCTTCCAGCGTTTATGGAATTAAAGACGAGCCCAATGTCACCGAAGACCTTCCATTGGAGCCGTTGACGGATTACTCCAAATACAAAGCCATGTGCGAAGACGTCTTGATCAACGAAGCGAACGATACGTTCGTTCCAATCGTCATTCGCCCTTCCACGGTCTGCGGTTACGCTCCACGACTGCGGCTGGACGTTGTCGTCAACATCCTGACGAATCACGCCTACCACAATAAGAAAATCAAGGTCTTCGGCGGTGAACAGCTTCGTCCCAACATCCACATCACCGACATGGTCAATGTGTATCTTCATGTCATGCGTTGCGAAGATGCCGCAGTGAACTGCAAAATCTACAATGCAGGGTATATGAACCATAAGGTGAAAGACTTGGCGGAAATTGTTCGATCGAATGTTCAGGGAGATATTGATGTCGAAGTCGTTCCCACCGACGACAATCGTTCCTACCATGTCTCTTCGGAAAAAATTCGTAAAGAACTCGGCTTCGAGCCGGCCTTTTCAATCGAAGATGCCGTTCGCAGTCTGGTACAGGCTTTCGATGCCGGTCTTGTGCCCAACTCCTTTACCGACTCCAAGTACTTCAACATTAAGAGGATGCAAGAAGTCAACTTGAAGTAGCCCGCTTACAAATAGAAAGACTTCTCCGGGGACCGGTGAAGACATTCGCCGGTCCCCGGTTATCCCTATTGAGGCAAAATGATTGTTTTTCTCGGTAACTGCCAGGCTTCCATGCTGTGCAACATCTCCCTGTCCCGGGGAGAAAAGGCAAAGTACTTTTTTTTCCCTTCCATGAAATTTGGACCGCATCGCTTGTCCAAAGCCAAAGACCGGATACGTCGTGTTTTGGGCGATGCCGGACTGATGAAGGCCCAAAACAAAGGGCATTTCTATCTGTTGCCGAGCCTTGATGATATCGTCAGCCTACGCCCCCAGAAAATCGTCCTGACCTTTCCCCAAGAATATAGGCGGCATCCCGCCGATGCTCCTGAAATTCATATTCCCGACTCCGAAGGACGATTCGAAACACTCGCTTCTCTCAAAAAACTTGAAGAGGATGTCGGGCCGCTTCAATACAACCGTCTTCGAACCGGTAGAACACTCTCATCCTATTTCGACAACGTATCTGACATGCTCATGCGTTTGCGCAAAGCATTGCCCGATGTTCCCATCATTCTCGTCAAGCGCTTGTCGCATTTGGACCACTACGGGCCAAATCCATTTTCTTGGCTTCATTTTTGGGCAAATGGCTGGCGAGAAGGCTATGAGCGTATCGCTCGCCTGCAACGCCACATCGGGCTATGCCACGTCATCGATTACGACAAGATCATGGCCTCCATGATCTCTTCCGGGCGAACGGTCAATGAATTCACAGGGATGACGTTTTTTATCGATGGTGAAGGTTCCGATGCGACCCTGCGTATAGGACGTGATCTCGAACATCTTCACCCACGATTTCTTGCTGATGCGTATGACGAGATTCAGAATCCGACGTTCGAACCTCTCCCCGCGTCGTGGCCACCTCCATGGGGTGAAGAACTCTTGCGTCAGCCGTCGCAGGCTGAGTCGCTTCCCGCAGAACGTCTTCTTCCCTTTTCAGGCGCTGCCGTTCCATTCGCTCGCAGTTTTTTGTCCGACAATTTTCCCATCCCATGGAAAAACATCACAATGCGGCTGTTGGTCGTCCCTTTTTGCGATGCCCAAAGCATCGCTGTCAGAGAGATCGATGAACAAACCGTCATGCGGTACTTAGGCGATAAACGTAAAGTGGTACTTTATGGAGCGGGGGGACGCGGACGCCAGCTTCTGGCTTTTTTGCAGGAGACAGCTCCGACATGCGAAATTCTTGGCTTCATCGACTCGAACCCGAAACTTGTTGGAAGCACCGTTGCCGGTCTTACCGTGTATGATTTGCAGGGCGGTCTTGCAACCGGGGCTGAAGTTATCATTCCGGCTTCCTACGCTATCCATGAAATTTCTGAGAAAATACGTATGCAACAGCATCGGCTCGACGCGCCTGTGGCCATTGCAACGGGAATCCATGAGCTGTTTACGCTCCATTGTTTCTCCGCCCTGCGTGAAGTCATTACTCCTGAAAATTGATATCCGAAAAGGCAAAGCATGATCCATAACGTCAAGCAACTTCCTGGCCCGGCAAAAATTTGTATCTATGGTGCCGGTGGC from Desulfovibrio inopinatus DSM 10711 includes:
- a CDS encoding SDR family oxidoreductase, whose amino-acid sequence is MTQKRPTALVTGGAGFIGSHLVDRLLDEGYRVRVIDNFSTGRPDNLAHQANSPDLELLQADIADYASIEKAFQGVDHVYHLAALADIVPSIQQPREYYLSNVDGTFNVMEASKNAGIKRFMYTASSSCYGIPDTYPTPETAEIRPQYPYALTKYLGEQTALHWGQVYKFPVVSLRLFNVFGPRSRTSGTYGAVFGVFLAQKLAGKPFTIVGDGTQTRDFTYVTDIANAMFCAVQSDIGGEIFNVGSGGHYSVLQLVELLGGEHTFIPKRPGEPDCTFADITKITKLLEWTPRISFEQGVAEVLKNIEYWKEAPVWTPEAISEATADWFKYLS
- a CDS encoding NAD-dependent epimerase/dehydratase family protein, yielding MSNLFNDVLVTGGAGYVGSALIPQMLEQGYKVRVLDLYLYGDDVLDAVKDHPNLTQIKGDMRDRDLLDKSVAGCDSVIHLACISNDPSFELDPALGKSINYDAFLNLVDASKKAGVKRFTYASSSSVYGIKDEPNVTEDLPLEPLTDYSKYKAMCEDVLINEANDTFVPIVIRPSTVCGYAPRLRLDVVVNILTNHAYHNKKIKVFGGEQLRPNIHITDMVNVYLHVMRCEDAAVNCKIYNAGYMNHKVKDLAEIVRSNVQGDIDVEVVPTDDNRSYHVSSEKIRKELGFEPAFSIEDAVRSLVQAFDAGLVPNSFTDSKYFNIKRMQEVNLK
- a CDS encoding nucleoside-diphosphate sugar epimerase/dehydratase, whose translation is MIVFLGNCQASMLCNISLSRGEKAKYFFFPSMKFGPHRLSKAKDRIRRVLGDAGLMKAQNKGHFYLLPSLDDIVSLRPQKIVLTFPQEYRRHPADAPEIHIPDSEGRFETLASLKKLEEDVGPLQYNRLRTGRTLSSYFDNVSDMLMRLRKALPDVPIILVKRLSHLDHYGPNPFSWLHFWANGWREGYERIARLQRHIGLCHVIDYDKIMASMISSGRTVNEFTGMTFFIDGEGSDATLRIGRDLEHLHPRFLADAYDEIQNPTFEPLPASWPPPWGEELLRQPSQAESLPAERLLPFSGAAVPFARSFLSDNFPIPWKNITMRLLVVPFCDAQSIAVREIDEQTVMRYLGDKRKVVLYGAGGRGRQLLAFLQETAPTCEILGFIDSNPKLVGSTVAGLTVYDLQGGLATGAEVIIPASYAIHEISEKIRMQQHRLDAPVAIATGIHELFTLHCFSALREVITPEN